In the Lysinibacillus sp. PLM2 genome, one interval contains:
- a CDS encoding thioredoxin family protein, translating into MIIKFYSRPDCLLCEEGFTVLKLVQEELHFDIEIINIEENEQIHEKYLLMIPVVECKGEVVQYGNLDYVSLYEGLAEN; encoded by the coding sequence ATGATAATAAAGTTTTACAGCAGACCAGATTGTTTATTATGCGAAGAAGGTTTTACTGTATTAAAATTAGTTCAAGAAGAGCTTCATTTTGATATTGAAATTATTAATATTGAAGAAAATGAACAAATTCATGAAAAATATTTGCTCATGATTCCTGTAGTTGAATGTAAAGGTGAAGTTGTGCAATATGGCAATTTAGATTATGTTTCGCTTTACGAAGGCCTAGCAGAAAATTAA
- the hisF gene encoding imidazole glycerol phosphate synthase subunit HisF codes for MLTKRIIPCLDVKEGRVVKGIQFVELRDAGDPIELAKFYDEQGADELVFLDISASHEGRETMVDVVRKTASSLAIPFTVGGGIRTLDDMKKILRAGADKVSVNTAALLRPELIKEGSDFFGAQCIVVAIDARYSEEDGTWMVYTHGGRNKTEWKAVDWAKEAVRLGAGEILLTSMNQDGEKSGFDLGLTKAVRDAVTVPVIASGGAGNAEHFLEVLQDVDADAALAASIFHYKETSVAEVKGYLRDKGVYVR; via the coding sequence ATGTTAACAAAGAGAATTATTCCTTGTTTAGATGTAAAAGAGGGGCGTGTAGTTAAGGGGATTCAATTCGTTGAATTACGAGACGCAGGAGATCCTATAGAACTGGCGAAATTTTACGATGAACAAGGTGCAGATGAATTAGTATTTTTAGATATTTCCGCATCTCACGAAGGGCGAGAAACCATGGTAGATGTGGTGAGAAAAACGGCTTCATCATTAGCAATTCCCTTTACGGTTGGTGGAGGAATTCGTACCCTCGATGATATGAAAAAAATTCTTCGCGCAGGTGCGGACAAAGTGTCAGTTAACACGGCAGCATTATTAAGACCAGAGCTTATAAAAGAAGGGTCGGATTTCTTCGGTGCTCAATGTATTGTTGTGGCGATAGACGCAAGATACAGTGAAGAAGATGGAACGTGGATGGTTTATACACATGGTGGTCGCAATAAAACGGAATGGAAAGCAGTAGATTGGGCAAAAGAGGCAGTACGATTAGGTGCTGGTGAAATTTTGCTAACTAGTATGAATCAAGATGGAGAAAAAAGTGGCTTCGACTTAGGACTAACGAAAGCGGTTCGAGATGCAGTAACTGTACCAGTAATTGCAAGTGGTGGAGCAGGTAATGCAGAACACTTTTTAGAGGTTTTACAAGATGTTGATGCTGATGCAGCTCTTGCAGCATCGATTTTCCACTACAAAGAAACGAGTGTAGCAGAAGTTAAAGGCTATCTACGTGATAAAGGAGTTTATGTAAGATAA
- a CDS encoding peptide ABC transporter ATP-binding protein, which translates to MSTVEGLDKKELDAKNHKSSLIRIEGLKKSFGKLDVLKGIDYDIDEREVVCVIGPSGSGKSTFLRCINLLEEITDGSIYIEDVKVNDPSTDINEIRTEVGMVFQQFNLFPHMMVIDNVTMAPIEVRKMNKKDAEELALSLLEKVGLKEKAYNYPQQLSGGQQQRVAIARALAMKPKIMLFDEPTSALDPEMVKEVLDVMKQLANEGMTMVVVTHEMGFAREVADRVIFMDGGYIVEEGKPENVFGNPQNERTIAFLSKVL; encoded by the coding sequence ATGAGTACAGTTGAAGGTTTAGATAAAAAAGAACTGGATGCCAAAAATCACAAAAGTAGCCTTATTCGAATCGAAGGTTTAAAAAAGTCTTTTGGTAAGCTGGATGTATTAAAAGGCATCGACTACGATATCGATGAACGTGAAGTTGTTTGTGTTATCGGTCCATCAGGTTCAGGGAAGAGTACATTTTTAAGATGTATTAATTTGCTTGAGGAGATTACAGATGGCTCCATCTATATTGAGGATGTCAAAGTAAATGATCCAAGTACAGATATTAATGAAATTCGTACTGAAGTTGGGATGGTATTCCAACAGTTTAATCTATTCCCTCATATGATGGTAATTGATAATGTGACAATGGCACCAATCGAAGTACGTAAAATGAATAAGAAAGATGCTGAAGAATTGGCATTGTCCTTATTAGAAAAAGTTGGCCTTAAAGAAAAAGCCTACAACTACCCTCAGCAACTTTCAGGTGGGCAGCAACAACGTGTTGCAATTGCGCGTGCACTCGCTATGAAGCCTAAAATTATGCTTTTTGATGAACCCACATCTGCTCTTGATCCTGAGATGGTAAAAGAAGTTTTGGATGTTATGAAGCAATTAGCAAATGAAGGTATGACAATGGTAGTTGTTACCCATGAGATGGGATTTGCTCGAGAAGTTGCTGATCGTGTCATTTTTATGGATGGTGGATACATAGTTGAGGAAGGTAAACCTGAAAATGTATTTGGAAATCCTCAAAATGAGCGAACGATAGCATTCTTAAGTAAGGTTTTATAG
- the gapA gene encoding glyceraldehyde-3-phosphate dehydrogenase 1: protein MAVKIAINGFGRIGRLVFREAMKHDQFEVVAVNDLTDAHQLAHLLKFDSIHGIYDADVQSEDDAFIVNGNRVKVLSEKDPAKLPWGELDIDVVIESTGRFRSMEDVSKHVQAGAKKAILSAPSKGEMPTYVMGVNHTNYSKSENVISNASCTTNCLAPVAMVLDEKFGIKRGLMTTVHSYTNDQRILDFPHSDPRRARAGAVSMIPTTTGAAIAVAKVLPQLKGKLDGFSIRVPTPNVSCVDFVVELNTNVTIEQVNGVLKDAANGELKGILGYNELPLVSIDYNGNSNSSTVDGLSTMVLEDNMVKVLAWYDNEIGYSTRLMDLALYIADQGF from the coding sequence ATGGCTGTGAAAATTGCAATTAATGGTTTTGGACGTATTGGTAGACTAGTGTTTCGTGAAGCAATGAAACATGATCAATTTGAAGTAGTTGCTGTGAATGATTTAACGGATGCTCATCAATTAGCCCATCTTTTAAAATTTGACTCCATTCATGGGATTTATGATGCGGATGTGCAGTCAGAAGATGATGCATTTATTGTAAACGGCAATAGGGTTAAAGTACTTTCAGAAAAAGATCCTGCAAAGCTTCCTTGGGGAGAACTTGACATTGATGTAGTAATTGAATCAACAGGAAGATTCCGTTCAATGGAAGATGTATCTAAGCATGTGCAAGCAGGAGCGAAAAAAGCGATATTATCTGCCCCTTCAAAAGGTGAGATGCCTACCTATGTTATGGGAGTTAATCATACGAACTATTCAAAATCAGAAAACGTCATTTCAAATGCGTCTTGTACTACAAATTGTCTAGCGCCTGTTGCAATGGTATTAGATGAAAAATTCGGGATAAAACGTGGATTAATGACGACTGTTCATTCCTATACAAATGATCAGCGTATTTTAGACTTCCCACATAGTGATCCTAGACGCGCTCGTGCTGGTGCAGTTTCAATGATCCCAACAACAACAGGAGCAGCGATTGCAGTGGCGAAAGTATTACCACAATTGAAAGGTAAGCTAGATGGCTTTTCAATTCGTGTCCCAACTCCAAACGTATCATGTGTTGACTTTGTTGTTGAATTAAATACAAACGTCACAATAGAACAAGTAAATGGCGTATTAAAAGATGCTGCAAATGGAGAACTAAAAGGAATTCTCGGCTATAACGAATTACCTCTCGTTTCAATTGACTATAACGGTAATTCAAATTCTTCAACTGTTGATGGTCTATCTACAATGGTTTTAGAGGATAATATGGTAAAAGTACTTGCATGGTATGACAACGAAATCGGTTATTCTACACGTTTAATGGATTTGGCACTGTATATAGCTGATCAAGGCTTCTAA
- the whiA gene encoding putative sporulation transcription regulator WhiA, protein MSFASETKKELTQIEANDSCLKAEVSALIRMNGSVSFANRQLSLDVQTENAAIARRLYTIIKKLYGYNVELLVRKKMRLKKNNVYICRVREGARDLLKDLEIISEDFQFNHSISKTLIRNKNEKRAYLRGAFLAGGSVNNPETSSYHLEIYSLYKEHGDALAELMNTFQLNAKTIERKKGFVTYLKEAEKISDFLGIVGGFQAMLKFEDVRIVRDMRNSVNRIVNCETANLNKTIGAAIRQVENIRFIENAIGLDQLPEKLREIARLRVEYQDVTLKELGEMVSTGTVSKSGVNHRLRKIDEIAEALRRGEQVN, encoded by the coding sequence ATGTCATTTGCATCGGAGACAAAGAAGGAACTAACCCAAATAGAAGCAAATGATAGCTGTTTAAAGGCGGAAGTATCCGCATTAATCCGTATGAACGGCTCGGTATCATTTGCAAATAGACAACTTAGTTTAGATGTACAAACAGAAAATGCAGCGATTGCTAGAAGACTCTATACAATTATAAAAAAACTTTATGGATATAATGTAGAATTATTAGTACGTAAAAAAATGAGACTGAAGAAAAATAATGTATACATCTGTCGGGTTCGGGAGGGTGCGCGCGATCTACTAAAGGATCTTGAAATCATATCTGAAGATTTTCAGTTCAATCATTCTATCTCCAAAACACTCATTCGAAATAAGAATGAAAAGCGTGCATATTTGCGTGGTGCATTTTTAGCAGGTGGCTCAGTTAATAACCCTGAAACCTCATCATATCATCTTGAAATCTATTCACTATATAAAGAACACGGCGATGCATTAGCAGAACTAATGAACACATTTCAACTAAACGCCAAAACAATTGAACGAAAAAAAGGATTTGTCACATACTTAAAAGAAGCAGAGAAAATTTCTGATTTCTTAGGAATAGTAGGTGGATTCCAAGCGATGTTAAAGTTTGAGGATGTTCGTATTGTAAGAGATATGCGTAATAGTGTAAATCGTATTGTCAATTGCGAAACAGCAAATTTAAATAAAACAATTGGTGCAGCGATTAGACAGGTGGAAAACATCCGATTTATTGAAAATGCTATTGGTTTAGATCAGTTACCCGAAAAGCTTCGTGAAATTGCAAGATTACGAGTTGAGTATCAGGATGTCACATTAAAAGAGCTTGGGGAAATGGTATCGACAGGAACAGTAAGTAAATCCGGTGTCAATCATAGGCTAAGAAAAATAGATGAAATTGCCGAAGCGCTTCGCCGCGGTGAACAAGTAAACTAA
- the trxB gene encoding thioredoxin reductase has protein sequence MAEEKIYDVVIIGAGPAGMTAAVYASRANLSTIMIERGIPGGQMANTEEVENYPGFDTILGPELSTKMFEHAKKFGAEYVYGDVAEIIDGEEYKVIKAGSKEYKTRSIIISTGAEYKKMGVPGEKELGGRGVSYCAVCDGAFFKQKNLIVVGGGDSAVEEGVYLTRFADKVTIVHRRDKLRAQKILQDRAFANEKVDFIWNHTVKEINEKDGKVGSVTLINTVDGSEQVVQADGVFVYIGMVPLTAPFKSLGILNENGYVVTNEKMETSVKGIFAAGDVRDKMLRQIVTATGDGSIAAQTAQHYVEELKEKFSIKS, from the coding sequence GTGGCTGAAGAAAAAATATATGACGTAGTAATTATTGGAGCTGGTCCAGCTGGTATGACAGCAGCTGTTTATGCATCACGTGCTAATTTATCAACAATTATGATTGAGCGTGGAATCCCTGGTGGACAAATGGCTAATACAGAAGAAGTTGAAAATTACCCAGGCTTCGATACAATTTTAGGACCTGAATTATCAACAAAAATGTTTGAACATGCAAAAAAATTCGGTGCAGAATATGTTTACGGCGATGTTGCTGAAATTATTGATGGCGAAGAATATAAGGTGATAAAAGCAGGTTCAAAAGAATATAAAACTCGTTCGATCATAATTTCAACCGGGGCAGAATATAAAAAAATGGGTGTACCTGGTGAAAAAGAACTTGGTGGTCGTGGTGTTAGCTACTGTGCAGTTTGCGACGGTGCATTCTTCAAACAAAAGAATTTAATTGTTGTTGGCGGTGGTGACTCAGCAGTTGAAGAGGGTGTTTATTTAACACGTTTTGCTGACAAAGTTACAATCGTTCATAGACGTGATAAATTACGTGCTCAAAAAATACTACAAGACCGTGCATTTGCAAATGAAAAAGTTGATTTTATTTGGAATCATACGGTGAAAGAAATTAATGAAAAAGACGGAAAAGTAGGTAGCGTAACATTAATCAATACTGTTGATGGCTCTGAACAGGTTGTTCAAGCTGATGGTGTTTTCGTTTATATCGGTATGGTCCCACTTACAGCACCATTTAAAAGTTTAGGCATACTAAATGAAAATGGATATGTTGTAACGAATGAAAAAATGGAAACAAGTGTGAAAGGTATTTTTGCTGCGGGAGACGTCCGTGATAAAATGTTGCGACAAATTGTTACTGCTACTGGTGATGGAAGTATTGCTGCACAAACAGCACAACACTATGTAGAAGAATTAAAAGAAAAATTTAGCATTAAAAGCTGA
- the yhcQ gene encoding spore coat protein F-like protein YhcQ, giving the protein MNNNFMDQTQSTQSNMPLSMNHGAHEVLDVHEVLSAAIGSLNTFIFLRPHVQDQELLNILDRQYAFMLDEYNITAECFKTGQDPSHPTRSYKMQMGNDSKYGLTPGQPKKPMQSANEINDGIISGWLLNCHKMSATGKTTAALESTNPVVRRVLQDSIPNCIEMAYEISLYQNKQGYYQIPQLSTQDMQAMLNMYGQADKAKDMPN; this is encoded by the coding sequence ATGAACAATAACTTTATGGATCAAACTCAATCCACTCAATCAAATATGCCCCTTTCAATGAATCATGGTGCACATGAAGTACTAGATGTTCATGAAGTATTAAGTGCTGCAATCGGCTCGTTGAATACTTTTATCTTTTTACGCCCTCATGTTCAAGACCAAGAGCTCTTAAATATTTTGGACAGACAATATGCTTTCATGCTTGATGAGTACAACATTACTGCAGAATGCTTTAAAACTGGACAAGATCCTAGTCACCCAACACGCTCTTACAAAATGCAAATGGGTAATGATTCAAAATACGGCCTAACACCTGGTCAACCAAAAAAACCGATGCAATCTGCTAATGAAATTAATGACGGTATTATTTCTGGTTGGTTGCTAAACTGCCACAAAATGAGCGCAACAGGTAAAACAACAGCTGCTCTAGAATCAACGAACCCTGTTGTACGCCGTGTGCTACAAGATTCGATTCCAAACTGTATTGAGATGGCTTATGAGATCTCACTTTACCAAAATAAACAAGGTTACTACCAAATCCCACAATTATCTACTCAAGATATGCAAGCAATGTTAAATATGTATGGTCAAGCAGACAAAGCAAAGGATATGCCTAACTAA
- the mgfK gene encoding gluconeogenesis factor, with the protein MKKKKTSIVVIGGGTGLSTLLRGLKKYPFDITAIVTVADDGGSSGRLRDDYDIPPPGDIRNVIAALSHAEPLVEQMFQYRFAHSVDLGGHSLGNLMLTALTDITGDFSHAIAEMSKVLNVHGKVIPAANKKITLNAELIDGSFIVGESKIPSSHLPIKRVFLEPKHVKPLPEAIRAIQTADIILIGPGSLYTSIIPNLLVNEIGEAVVKAKGRKIYICNLMTQKGETLKYNACDHVQAIYDHVGKPCLDSILVNNFELPSPIKENYKEENAEPVSVDVQKLEMMGLEVIKKDIAIIQSGVVRHESTRIAQWLSDYAPKYVI; encoded by the coding sequence ATGAAGAAAAAGAAAACGAGTATCGTAGTGATCGGAGGTGGAACTGGATTATCCACATTATTGAGGGGATTAAAAAAATATCCCTTTGATATAACAGCCATCGTAACTGTTGCGGATGATGGTGGATCTTCAGGACGCCTTCGTGATGACTACGATATTCCACCACCAGGTGATATTCGAAATGTCATCGCAGCTCTTTCTCATGCAGAACCATTGGTTGAACAGATGTTCCAATATCGCTTCGCCCATTCAGTAGACCTTGGCGGGCATTCGTTAGGGAATCTAATGCTTACAGCTCTAACGGATATAACAGGAGACTTTAGCCATGCGATTGCTGAAATGAGTAAAGTACTAAATGTGCATGGAAAAGTGATTCCTGCAGCAAATAAAAAAATTACTTTAAACGCTGAATTAATAGATGGTTCTTTTATTGTAGGTGAATCAAAAATTCCAAGTTCCCATTTACCCATTAAAAGAGTCTTTTTAGAACCAAAACATGTGAAACCGCTTCCTGAAGCGATACGAGCAATTCAAACAGCTGATATTATTTTAATCGGACCAGGAAGTTTATATACTAGCATTATTCCAAATTTATTAGTAAATGAAATTGGAGAGGCAGTCGTTAAAGCAAAAGGTCGGAAAATTTATATTTGCAATTTAATGACTCAAAAAGGTGAAACACTTAAATACAATGCCTGTGACCATGTGCAAGCAATTTATGATCATGTAGGAAAGCCTTGCCTGGATTCGATTTTAGTAAATAACTTTGAATTACCTTCACCGATTAAGGAAAATTATAAAGAAGAGAATGCAGAACCAGTATCTGTAGATGTTCAAAAATTAGAAATGATGGGATTAGAAGTCATTAAAAAGGATATCGCCATTATACAATCAGGTGTAGTTCGTCATGAATCAACGAGAATAGCACAATGGTTAAGCGATTATGCACCTAAATATGTTATTTAG
- the clpP_1 gene encoding ATP-dependent Clp protease proteolytic subunit, protein MNLIPTVIEQTSRGERAYDIYSRLLKDRIIMLGSAIDDNVANSIVAQLLFLAAEDPDKDISLYINSPGGSITAGMAIFDTMQYIKPKVSTICIGMAASMGAFLLAAGEPGKRFALPNAEVMIHQPLGGAQGQATEIEIAAKRILFLRDKLNGILAERTGQPLERIAKDTDRDNFMTATQAKEYGLIDNIITTIEEK, encoded by the coding sequence ATGAATTTAATTCCTACAGTTATTGAACAAACTAGTCGCGGGGAACGTGCTTATGACATCTATTCTCGTTTATTAAAAGACCGAATTATTATGCTTGGTAGTGCCATTGATGATAATGTTGCTAACTCAATTGTAGCACAATTGTTATTTTTAGCAGCTGAAGATCCTGATAAAGATATTTCTTTATACATTAACTCTCCTGGTGGATCTATTACTGCTGGTATGGCTATTTTCGATACAATGCAATATATTAAACCGAAAGTATCTACAATTTGTATCGGTATGGCTGCTTCAATGGGTGCATTTTTACTTGCTGCTGGTGAACCAGGTAAACGTTTTGCTTTACCAAATGCAGAAGTGATGATTCACCAACCACTTGGTGGCGCTCAAGGTCAAGCAACAGAAATTGAAATCGCTGCTAAACGTATTTTATTCTTACGTGATAAATTAAATGGAATTTTGGCTGAGCGTACAGGTCAACCACTTGAAAGAATTGCTAAAGATACAGACCGCGACAACTTCATGACTGCTACACAAGCTAAAGAATATGGTTTAATTGACAATATCATTACAACTATAGAAGAAAAATAA
- a CDS encoding basic amino acid ABC transporter substrate-binding protein encodes MLKKNSLLMLLVLAALTFVLAACGTSSDNSNSSEGTNGSETATETEGTSSEAEEPAETKELLVGTDAAYAPFESMDDNGNIVGIDVDIVNALAEELGVKAEIQHVGWEPLFTQVTNGQVDFGISAITITEERQETFDFTEPYYEATQLIITKEDSGITSLQDLKDKKIGVQINTTGHYAAQDLQGQASTNILTYETTPIAIQQMINGTVDAVIGDNAVLIEFIKTNPDSNLITIEDDSFESEYYGLMVKKGNTELLDLLNEGIQKLKESGKLAEITGQELE; translated from the coding sequence ATGTTAAAGAAAAATAGTCTTCTTATGTTACTAGTACTTGCAGCATTAACGTTTGTATTAGCGGCATGTGGAACAAGCAGTGATAATAGTAATAGTAGTGAAGGGACAAATGGATCAGAAACTGCTACTGAAACAGAAGGTACTTCGTCTGAGGCAGAAGAACCAGCAGAAACTAAAGAATTACTAGTAGGGACAGATGCTGCGTATGCACCATTTGAGTCAATGGATGATAACGGAAATATCGTTGGTATCGATGTGGATATCGTTAATGCACTAGCTGAAGAATTAGGCGTTAAAGCTGAAATTCAACATGTGGGCTGGGAACCATTATTTACTCAAGTAACAAATGGACAAGTAGACTTTGGTATTTCTGCAATTACAATAACAGAAGAACGTCAAGAAACATTTGACTTTACAGAACCATACTATGAAGCTACTCAATTAATCATTACAAAAGAAGATTCAGGCATTACTTCATTACAAGATTTAAAAGATAAAAAAATCGGTGTTCAAATTAACACAACTGGACACTACGCTGCTCAAGATCTACAAGGTCAAGCAAGTACAAATATTTTAACTTATGAAACAACACCAATCGCAATCCAACAAATGATCAATGGAACTGTTGATGCTGTTATCGGTGATAATGCAGTATTAATCGAATTCATTAAAACAAATCCAGATTCAAACCTTATCACAATCGAAGATGATAGCTTTGAAAGTGAATACTATGGATTAATGGTGAAAAAAGGTAATACAGAATTGCTAGATCTATTAAATGAAGGTATTCAAAAGCTTAAAGAAAGTGGTAAGTTAGCTGAGATTACAGGTCAAGAGCTTGAATAA
- the hisI gene encoding histidine biosynthesis bifunctional protein HisIE — protein MDGLKFDEKGLITAVVQDAQSKEVLTVAYMNEESLQKTIETGETWFYSRSRQELWHKGATSGNIQKVVSIKADCDQDALVVEVIPAGPACHNGTRSCFTEQVVEKESVGSVDIIPQLVEIIRKREVDMPEGAYTTYLFEKGIDKICKKVGEEATEVVIGAKNRDAQEVTWEAADLIYHLLVLLQEQKISVYDVLAVLKTRHEEKRASTKK, from the coding sequence ATGGACGGTTTAAAATTTGACGAAAAAGGTTTAATAACAGCAGTCGTACAGGATGCACAATCAAAAGAAGTATTAACTGTTGCGTATATGAATGAAGAATCATTACAAAAAACGATTGAAACAGGTGAAACTTGGTTTTACTCACGCTCTCGTCAAGAATTGTGGCATAAAGGAGCAACAAGTGGTAATATACAAAAGGTTGTTTCAATTAAAGCAGACTGTGATCAAGATGCTTTAGTAGTGGAAGTAATTCCAGCTGGTCCTGCTTGCCATAATGGGACTAGATCTTGCTTTACAGAACAAGTGGTTGAAAAAGAGTCTGTAGGATCTGTTGATATCATCCCTCAATTAGTAGAAATAATTCGCAAACGAGAAGTTGATATGCCTGAAGGTGCCTATACTACATATTTATTCGAAAAAGGGATCGATAAAATTTGTAAAAAGGTTGGAGAGGAAGCAACAGAAGTAGTGATTGGTGCAAAAAATCGCGATGCACAAGAAGTAACATGGGAAGCAGCCGATTTAATTTATCACTTACTTGTACTACTACAAGAACAAAAAATTAGTGTGTACGACGTATTAGCAGTACTAAAAACTCGTCATGAAGAAAAGCGTGCAAGTACAAAAAAATAA
- the yvcI gene encoding putative Nudix hydrolase YvcI has product MQRIANLLAVQDGKVLLLQKPRRGWFVAPGGKMESGESIYEAAIREFHEETNATPKNVHLKGIFTMVIKENDEVVDEWMLYTFVSHGIEGTPFEQTREGKLAWHSIESLHSLPMAEGDRTNLLFAALNEGIQYGTFEYTEDFELLSKRIQTSNEH; this is encoded by the coding sequence ATGCAGAGAATTGCAAATTTATTAGCAGTACAGGATGGAAAAGTTCTGCTTCTTCAAAAACCAAGAAGAGGTTGGTTTGTAGCCCCAGGTGGAAAAATGGAAAGTGGCGAATCCATCTATGAAGCTGCTATTCGAGAATTTCATGAAGAAACCAACGCTACACCAAAAAATGTCCATCTAAAGGGAATTTTTACGATGGTGATAAAAGAGAATGATGAAGTTGTTGATGAATGGATGCTATACACATTTGTTTCTCACGGAATAGAGGGGACTCCTTTCGAGCAAACAAGGGAAGGGAAATTGGCATGGCATTCGATAGAAAGCCTTCACTCCTTACCAATGGCTGAGGGTGATCGCACGAATTTACTTTTTGCTGCATTAAATGAAGGAATTCAATATGGCACCTTTGAATACACAGAAGATTTTGAATTGCTAAGTAAAAGAATCCAGACGTCGAACGAACATTAA
- the yvcJ gene encoding nucleotide-binding protein YvcJ: MGRSDRFTHEIVIITGMSGAGKTVAVQSFEDLGYYCIDNLPPELLTTFLALMKESERKITRVAAVMDMRGREFFDSLIDALDKLEKEEDLVTRVLFLDADDETLVRRYKETRRSHPLEPNGLPLEGIKKERMLLSELRGRATYVYNTSSMKPRELRERIANEFSSLAGPQFSLNVMSFGYKNGIPIDADLVFDVRFLKNPYYVEELRYKTGLQEEVSSYVLATDETKILIEKLTDLFSFMIPQYIHEGKSQLVIAFGCTGGQHRSVTLAEYYGKLFKQSYQTVITHRDIDRRKD; encoded by the coding sequence ATGGGTAGAAGTGATCGCTTTACACATGAAATTGTCATTATCACTGGGATGAGTGGGGCAGGAAAGACAGTAGCGGTTCAAAGCTTTGAGGATTTAGGTTATTACTGTATTGATAACTTACCACCAGAGTTATTAACAACGTTTTTAGCACTAATGAAAGAATCGGAAAGAAAAATTACCCGTGTTGCTGCTGTAATGGATATGCGCGGTAGAGAGTTTTTTGACTCTTTAATCGATGCTCTTGATAAGTTAGAAAAAGAAGAAGATCTTGTCACACGAGTTTTATTTTTAGATGCAGATGATGAGACACTTGTTCGACGTTATAAAGAAACACGAAGATCGCATCCTCTTGAGCCAAATGGATTGCCCCTTGAAGGCATAAAAAAAGAAAGAATGCTCCTTTCAGAATTAAGAGGACGAGCAACATATGTTTATAATACATCTTCCATGAAGCCAAGAGAACTAAGAGAACGTATTGCAAATGAGTTTTCAAGCTTAGCAGGACCGCAGTTTTCATTAAACGTGATGTCCTTTGGCTATAAAAATGGCATACCCATTGATGCTGATTTAGTATTTGATGTCCGTTTTTTAAAAAATCCATATTATGTAGAAGAGTTACGTTATAAAACAGGATTACAAGAAGAAGTATCTTCATATGTATTAGCAACAGATGAAACAAAAATATTAATTGAAAAACTAACGGATTTATTTAGCTTTATGATTCCTCAGTATATACATGAAGGAAAGTCACAATTAGTCATTGCTTTTGGATGTACTGGAGGACAGCATCGTTCAGTTACGTTAGCAGAATATTACGGAAAACTATTTAAACAAAGCTATCAAACTGTAATCACCCATAGAGATATAGACCGCAGAAAGGATTGA
- the crh gene encoding HPr-like protein Crh: MVETNLEVKLKTGLQARQAALFVQEANRYKSEVYLQKDEKKVNAKSIMGIMSLAIARGTTITLIADGNDENEAIEGLSKIIEKQE, encoded by the coding sequence ATGGTTGAAACCAATTTAGAAGTTAAGTTGAAAACAGGTTTACAAGCTAGACAAGCGGCCTTATTTGTACAGGAAGCAAATCGATATAAATCAGAAGTATATCTTCAAAAAGATGAAAAGAAAGTAAATGCTAAATCTATTATGGGAATTATGAGCTTAGCCATTGCAAGAGGCACAACAATTACCCTAATTGCTGACGGCAATGATGAGAATGAAGCAATCGAAGGACTTTCTAAAATCATTGAAAAGCAAGAATAA